In Amycolatopsis sp. FBCC-B4732, the genomic stretch ATATCGTCGATGAATGCTCAGCCTGGTCCAGCTCAAGGTCCTGGCCGCGGTGGCCCGCCACGGCTCGGTGACCGACGCGGCCCGCGAACTGCACTATTCGCAGCCGTCGGTGAGCCACCACCTGTCCCGCCTGGAGGCGGCGACGGGCGCCCAGCTGCTGCAGCGCGTCGGCCGCGGCATCCGCCTGACGCCGGAAGGCCGCCTGCTGGCCGACCGCGCCGCGGAGATCCTCGGCCGCGTCGACGCGGCGGCCACCGAGCTGGCCGCCCAGGTGGGCCTGCGAACCGGCCGCGTCCGGCTGGCGGCGAACGCGTCGGCGCTGAGCACGCTCGTCCCGAAAGCGGCCGCCACCCTGGCGCGGGACCACCCGGGCCTGGAACTGAGCCTCGTCGACGAGCACCCGGTGGCGGCCCTGGACCTGCTGCGCCGCGGCGACATCGACGTCGCGCTGGTCTTCCAGCACGCCGGTTCGCGGCTCGAGGAGGAGGGTTTCCGCTTCCGCCACCTCACCGACGACCCGATCC encodes the following:
- a CDS encoding LysR family transcriptional regulator, encoding MLSLVQLKVLAAVARHGSVTDAARELHYSQPSVSHHLSRLEAATGAQLLQRVGRGIRLTPEGRLLADRAAEILGRVDAAATELAAQVGLRTGRVRLAANASALSTLVPKAAATLARDHPGLELSLVDEHPVAALDLLRRGDIDVALVFQHAGSRLEEEGFRFRHLTDDPIHLISRHPADTLANHRGSTWIGGCERCRAELDALCAAAGFTPRIGSLSDDMVVVQSLVAAGLGVATLPGLALEAHRRPDIHATELPGVHRRIHAATYGDPPDPPAVTAVLTALTQAATGGP